The genomic region CTCCGGACCGGCGCGCGCATGGGCAACGTGGAGCTCGTGGACGGGATGGTCCTCGACGGCCTCACCGACGCCTACGACCAGACGCACATGGGGCTCTGCGCCGAGGGCTGCGCCGCCACCTACGGCTTCGGGCGCGCGGCGCAGGACGCGTACGCGCTCGAGTCCACCCGCCGGGCGCAGGCGGCCCAGGCCGCGGGCGCGTTCCGGGCCGAGATCGCGCCGGTGGAGCTCGAGGGCCGCAAGGGCGAGAAGGTGGTGGTCTCGGAGGACGAGGGGCCGAAGAACGCCCGCCCCGACAAGATCCCGGGGCTGAAGCCGGTCTTCAAGAAGGACGGCACCGTCACCGCCGCCAACGCCTCCTCGATCAACGACGGCGCCGCCGCGGTGGTGCTCATGAGCGCCGAGCGGGCCGCGCGCGAGGGGCGCGAGGTGCTGGGGCGGATCCGCGCCTGGGGCGGCGCGGCGCGCAAGCCGTCCGAGTTCACCGTGGCCCCGGCCGACGCGGTGAAGGCCACGCTCTCCCGGGCCGGCCTCGCGACGGGCGACGTCGAGCTCTGGGAGGTGAACGAGGCCTTCGCGGTGGTGGCGCTCGCCAACAACCAGCTCCTCGGCCTCGACGCGAAGGACGTGAACGTGCGCGGCGGCGCGGTGGTGCTCGGGCACCCCATCGGCGCCTCCGGGGCCCGGATCCTGGTGACGCTGCTGTACGCCATGAAGGATCTCGGGAAGAAGCGCGGCCTCGCCAGCCTGTGCATCGGCGGCGGGGAGGCGGTGGCGCTCGTCGTCGAGAGGTGAGCCGTGAACAAGCTCGTCGAGTCGGCCGACGCGGCGGTGGCGGACGTCCGCGACGGCGCCACGCTGCTCGTGGGCGGCTTCGGCCTCTGCGGGAACCCGGAGAACCTCATCGCCGCGATCCACCGCAAGGGCGTGAAGGATCTCACCATCGTCTCGAACAACTGCGGCACCACCGAGCAGGGGCTCGGGGTGCTGCTCCAGGCCAGGCAGGTGCGGAAGATGGTCTCGTCCTACGTGGGCGAGAACAAGGAGTTCGAGCGGCAGTTCCTCTCCGGCGAGCTCGAGGTGGAGCTCGTGCCGCAGGGCACGCTCGCCGAGCGGCTCCGCGCCGGGGGCGCCGGCATCCCCGGCTTCTACACCGCCACCGGGGTGGGCACGCAGGTGGCCGAGGGGAAGGAGGTCCGGACCTTCGACGGCCGCGAGTACCTCCTCGAGCGGGCCATCGTCGGCGACTTCGCCCTCGTGAAGGCCTGGAAGGCAGATGCCTGGGGGAACCTCGTCTTCCGCAAGACGGCGCGCAACTTCAACCCGATGATGTGCGGCGCCGGGAAGGTCTGCGTCGTCGAGGCGGAGGAGCTCGTGCCGGTGGGCGGGCTCGATCCCGACCGGATCCACGTCCCCTCGA from Anaeromyxobacter paludicola harbors:
- a CDS encoding acetyl-CoA C-acyltransferase encodes the protein MAGREVVIVGAARTPIGSFLGTLASVPAPRLGAVAIRAAVSRAGIDPEAVGLVVMGNVLQAGVGQAPARQAALFAGLPDRTPCVTLNKVCGSGLEAVITAARAIALGELDVAVAGGMESMSNAPYYARQLRTGARMGNVELVDGMVLDGLTDAYDQTHMGLCAEGCAATYGFGRAAQDAYALESTRRAQAAQAAGAFRAEIAPVELEGRKGEKVVVSEDEGPKNARPDKIPGLKPVFKKDGTVTAANASSINDGAAAVVLMSAERAAREGREVLGRIRAWGGAARKPSEFTVAPADAVKATLSRAGLATGDVELWEVNEAFAVVALANNQLLGLDAKDVNVRGGAVVLGHPIGASGARILVTLLYAMKDLGKKRGLASLCIGGGEAVALVVER
- a CDS encoding CoA transferase subunit A is translated as MNKLVESADAAVADVRDGATLLVGGFGLCGNPENLIAAIHRKGVKDLTIVSNNCGTTEQGLGVLLQARQVRKMVSSYVGENKEFERQFLSGELEVELVPQGTLAERLRAGGAGIPGFYTATGVGTQVAEGKEVRTFDGREYLLERAIVGDFALVKAWKADAWGNLVFRKTARNFNPMMCGAGKVCVVEAEELVPVGGLDPDRIHVPSIYVKRLVQGRGYVKPIERRTVRPRGG